The Micrococcales bacterium region GGCCAAGTCATATTCCGCCCTGGTTGTCCGGCCCAGCGGATCAGTCACGGCGATGCAGTTGTTGCGTTCGTCGAATTGGCGTTGCGTCACCCCGCCCACCGGGTTGGTGATTTCGACCACCCGACCAAACTGGTCGTAGACGTACCGGCTGACGCCACCGTTGCCGTTGACCGACTCGACCAAATGCCCAGCCTCGTCATAGCTGAACTGCCGCCGCCCCCACCAGGCGTTTCGAGTTTCGATCACCCGGCCATCAGAGTCGTGTTCGTATTCGACCAGGCCCGCATCGAGCCCATCGGGGGTGCTCATGATCTAGCCTCCTTGAGGTTCACTTGGCAGCGTGGCCGGTCCAAGCCGGCGTTACGTCGGTGTGAGTGAAATCATCACCAACAAACAGGATGTCCTGGCCGGTCTCCTGGGCCAGGGCATAGGCGAAACAGTCCCCCAGATTGAGCCGGGCCGGGTGACCGCTGCCTTTGCCAAAGTCGCGGTAGGCCGCTCTGGCCAGATCGGCTTGCTCCGGGGTGAAAGGCACAATTTCGACACCATAGGCATGCAGCAGGGCATCTAGGCGGCGAGAGTCCTGCGGAGCCTGCCGATTGTCCAAGACGCAGCACAACTCAACGTAGGTCGCCGCGGACATGAGCACCTGCTGCTGGGTCAGCAGAAGCTCAGACAAGTCTTGCGCCGGCAGTTCGCCCAGCCAGATCGCGACGATGGCCGAGGTGTCGACGATCACGCCGGCAGGCCGTTCTGGTCGAACAAGGCCCTTGCGTTACGTTCAACGCGGCCGGCCTCGCCCGGCGATCTGGTGGCCCAGATCGACTGCAAGATGGCCTCGACGCGGGCAGCCCGGTCACTGTCGGCAGTCTCAGCCGCCTCAAGTGCCTGGCGCAAGGCCAAGGTGATGGCCCCGGTTTGTGTCATGTCAGTTTGGCTCGCTAAAGCCCGGGCCAGGGCGATGGTCTCGGGGTTCTTGATCGTCAGTGCCATACCTCAATGGTACACCCATACACCAATCCGATACACCAAGGTGTACTCGCCACCCTGGTGGCTAGGCGAAGTGGTCCCAGCCGGCGTTAGGCGGCTGGTAGTCACCCAGGAGCTTGACCTGGCCTTGGCCTGCCTCGCAGTGCCCGATGCCGGCCCATCCTTCAGGTAGTCCGCCTTCAGTTGGGAACGTGGCCAGGATGGCGTGGTCTTCGCCGCCAGTCAAAACCCAGTCCAGCGGATTTCGCTCCAACTGAGCGGCCAAGGGCGCCAGCGCCTGGACAGTCTTGGCCAGGGTCGCAGCTTCGGGGTCGATCACCAGATCAACGCCGCTGGCCTGGGCCAGCCGGCCAGCGTCCATCAACAAACCGTCGGACACATCCAGCATGGCCGTGGCGCCTGCCACGGCAGCCGCCGGCCCCGCCGCCAAAGGCGGCACCGGCCGCCTGTAAGCCTGGACCGCCAACCCAGCCAGATGCCAAACCTCTAACTCGCTGTTTTTCGGGTCATGCCAAACCTCGGACCCGCTGCCCGGCTGGCCTTCCAGGCCGGGCGGAAGGGAGCGCGCGCCCGGGGTGTGGCGGGCATCGTTCCTTAGCGATGCGGAGCATCGCCCAGGAACGGGGCGGGGCGCGGGCTGCCGGAGCCCGGCCGTCCGCTGCCAAACCTCGGACTCACTGTTTTCTGGGTCATGCGAAACCTCGGACTCGCTGTTCTTCGGGTCATGCCAAAGCTCGGACTCGCTGGTTTTCGGGTCATGCGAAACCTCGGACTCGCTGTTTTCTGGGTCATGCGAAACCCCGGACTCGCGGTTTGGGGGGGTGGGATGACTGGCCAACAGCATCTGGTAGCCAGCCATTGACCAGCCAGTTTGGCCGGCCAAAGCCAGGATATCCCCTGCCCGGGCACCGCTGCGACGCACCGGCGCCCGGCCATCCAACAGCCCTAAGGCAGTCACCGCAACACTCAGGCACGGGCCTACAGACAGGTCACCACCAGTCACGTCAACTCCGTGCGGCTGACAGGCTTGGGCCATGCCGCTGGCCAGCGATTCAAACCAAGTCGGTTCGCTTTGGGCCGGCGCGGTCACCGCCGCCACCACCGACCGGCCCCTGGCACCCATGGCTGCGACGTCGGCCAAATTGGCCATCACCGCCCGCCAACCGACATCGGCGCCGTTACTCCAGGCGGATTCAAAATGGACACCCTCGACCAGAATATCGGTGCAGATGACCACGCGGGATTGAGAAAGATCGACCACGGCGGCGTCATCACCCGGACCGACCTCGGTGCCCACTTGGGTGCCGAAATGCGGCAGTATCCGGCTCAGCAGCTCGTCTTCGCCCATGACCTACGCCTGCCGGTTAGCTCAGCGCAAACCCAGCCGGCGCTCCAGCGCCAGATCAATCAATTCGCTAATCAACGTGGTGTAGTCAAGACCGGCGGCAGCCCACATGCGCGGGTAAAGCGAAATGGGCGTCATGCCGGGCATGGTGTTGATCTCGTTGATGACCAAGTCTTGACCTGCCGGTTTGGTCTGGTCGTAGAAGAAGTCGACCCGACTGAGCCCTTCGGCGTCGATTGCCGCAAAAGCCCGCACCGCTAGTTCGCCCACACGTCGCGCCACCGAAGCGGGCAGATCGGCCGGACAGCACAGTTCGACCGCCTCGGCGTCGATGTACTTAGCTACAAAGCTGTAGAAGTCATGGCCAGGGCGAACCACCACCTCGGCCGGGCCGGCCGCCCGCGGCGCCGCCCCGCCGCGACCACCCAGCACGGCACATTCCAGCTCACGGCCAGCTTGAGCCGGCTCCACCAGCACCTTCGGGTCCTCCTTGGCCGCCACTTCGACGGCTAACTCCAACTCGGAGGCCGCCGCCACCTTGGTGATACCGAGCGACGACCCGGCCCGGCAGGGCTTGACGAAAACCGGGTAACCCAAAGCCGCCACCTTCGCCATGATCCCGGCCCGGTCATCACGCCAATCCAACGGTGTCACCACAACCCCAGGCGCAACTGGCAAACCGTTTGAGGCAAAAACCTCTTTCATATGGGCTTTGTCCATGCCCAGGGCACTGGCCAGGACGCCAGGTCCAACGTAGGCCACGTCCAACAGCTCCAGGCAACCCTGAATTGTGCCGTCCTCGCCGTAAGGTCCATGCAGCAGCGGAAAGGCCACATCGATCTGGCCCAACGACTCAAGGCAAGGCTCAGCGCCGTCATCGGACACCAGGCGCCATTCCCGCGAACCGGCCTGCTGAGGCAAGATCACCTCCGGACCGGTTGGATCAACTGTTGGCAGCTCATCGCGACCCAGGCGGTACAAGTCGGGATCGTCGACAGTTAGGGTCAGGCGACCAGCTTGGGTGATGCCAATTGGTACCGGCTCAAAGCGGTCCCGGTCGATCGCCGCCAGCAGCCCGCCGGCGGTGACACAGCTAATGGAATGTTCGCCGGAGCGACCACCAAACAAAACGGCGACTCGCACTTTGGGATTCGTGGCTGTCATCGCTCCCAGCCTAATCGCATAGAGTGAAGCCATGTCCCACAACCCGCCAAATCAGCAGGCGTTGTCCCCGGAGACCATAGCCGTGACCGCTGGCCGGCCCAGCTGGACCCAAGGCGCACCGGTAAACCCGCTGGTTGTGCTGTCCTCCACCTTCATCTCCCGTGGTGATCCCAAACCCGATGACCTCAACTATGCCCGGACTGACTCGCCCAACTACGGCCCGGTCCAAGAGGCTGTTGGGCTGTTGGAGCGCTCCAGCCGGCCGGCCACCGTTTTCGCCTCCGGCATGGCGGCCATCGACGCCGCCCTGGCGCTGGTGCCGGTAGGCGGACGGGTCGTCATGCCGAATCACTGCTATTCGGTCGCCAGGGCGCTAGCCAAAGACCTAGCCGCCCAAGACCGGATCAGACTCTCCCTGGTGCCAATCGCCAACACCAAAGCCGTCAAAGCTGCCTTGGCCGGTGGAGACAATTCGTCCCCGGCCGCCATGCTCTACCTTGAGACCCCAACTAACCCGTTGCTCGAAATCGCCGAAGGGCCGGCCTTGATCGAGGCCGCGCACGAAGTTGGGGCACTGGTCGTGGCCGACAACACCCTGGCCACTCCCCTGGGCCAGCGACCGCTGGAATGGGGGGCTGATTTGGTGGTTCATTCGATGACCAAATACCTCTGCGGCCACAGCGACATGCTAATGGGGGCGGTGGTAACCGATTCCAAGGACCACAGCCGGGCTATTAGGCGGCACCGTCAATTGCGCGGCGCCGTGCCAGGGGCTTGGGACTGCTTCTTGGCCGTGCGCGGCCTGCGGACCCTGCCACTGCGTATGCAGCGGATCAACGAATCGGCCGCCACTTTGGCTCGCCGGCTGGTCTCCCACCCGCTGGTCGAGACAGTGCGCCACCCCTCCCTGCCCCAAGAGCCGGGCCATGAGGTGGCCAAAGCCCAAATGCAGGCCTATGGCGGGCTGATTTCAGTCGAGGTCCGCGGCGGTCAAGAGGCGGCCGATCTGGTCACCCAACATGTCCGGCTGTGGGCGCCAGCCACCTCCCTAGGGGGTGTTGAGTCGACGCTCGAGCGCCGGGCCCGCTATCCAGGTGAATCGCCGGATATCCCCCAGAACCTGTTGCGCTTGTCAGTTGGCATCGAAAACGTCGATGACCTGTGGGAGGACCTCTCCCTGGCTCTGAACCGAACATCTGGTTGATCGACCCAGACGGGGTCCAGCCCGCTGGCCTGATCGAGATTGAGCCTGGCCGTACTGGCCTGGATCGAGATTGAGCCTGACCGGTGTTCGGTCCGCAAGCGACCTGGGGTTTCGCCAAGACTCTGTCCGGTACCGGGTGAACTCGATTACGAACTGTCCGGTATCGGGTGAACTCGATACTGGTTCGGATCGAGATTGAGCCTGACCGTACTGGTTCGGATCGAGATTGAGCCTGACCGTACTGGTTCGGATCGAGATTGAGCCTGACCGGTGTTCCGTCCGCAAGCGACCTGAGGTTTCGCCAAGACTCTGTCCGGTACCGGGTGAACTCGATTACGAACTGTCCGGTACCGGGTGAACTCGATTACGAACTGTCCGGTACCGGGTGAACTCGATTACGAACTGTCCGGCCTGGGTTAGTCTGGACGGGAGAAGGCGTCATCGGGCCAAGCCTCGTAGCGCGACCCTTCCGACCTAAACGGCCTGGCCAGCAGTTCGCGACCCATCGTTACCACGTCGACCTCGCCGCGCACTACCGCCACCAGGCCGGCAGTAATCGGCATCTCGACTCCAACTGATTTGGCCAACGCGGCTATCGCCGGGGCCGATTCGATGGCCTCAGCCGTGCCAGCGGTCGCCGCCAAGGCCTCTGGCACCGACATGCCTTCACCCAGGCGTAGCCCAACTGAGTGGTTGCGCGATTTGGGCGACAGGCAAGTCGCGGCCAGATCGGCGAAACCGGCCATACCGGCAAAGGTCTCCAGGTCGGCTCCTAAGGCCAGACCAAGCCGGGTCATTTCGGCCAGGCCGCGGGTCATCAAAGTGGCCGAAGTATTCATGCCGTAACCCAGTCCTTGGGCGGCGCCCACGGCCAGTGCCACCACGTTCTTGACCGTGCCGCAAATCTCGACTCCAACCACATCAGGGTTGGTGTATGGCCGCAAAT contains the following coding sequences:
- a CDS encoding type II toxin-antitoxin system VapC family toxin, whose translation is MIVDTSAIVAIWLGELPAQDLSELLLTQQQVLMSAATYVELCCVLDNRQAPQDSRRLDALLHAYGVEIVPFTPEQADLARAAYRDFGKGSGHPARLNLGDCFAYALAQETGQDILFVGDDFTHTDVTPAWTGHAAK
- a CDS encoding type II toxin-antitoxin system VapB family antitoxin, giving the protein MALTIKNPETIALARALASQTDMTQTGAITLALRQALEAAETADSDRAARVEAILQSIWATRSPGEAGRVERNARALFDQNGLPA
- a CDS encoding AIR synthase related protein — its product is MGEDELLSRILPHFGTQVGTEVGPGDDAAVVDLSQSRVVICTDILVEGVHFESAWSNGADVGWRAVMANLADVAAMGARGRSVVAAVTAPAQSEPTWFESLASGMAQACQPHGVDVTGGDLSVGPCLSVAVTALGLLDGRAPVRRSGARAGDILALAGQTGWSMAGYQMLLASHPTPPNRESGVSHDPENSESEVSHDPKTSESELWHDPKNSESEVSHDPENSESEVWQRTAGLRQPAPRPVPGRCSASLRNDARHTPGARSLPPGLEGQPGSGSEVWHDPKNSELEVWHLAGLAVQAYRRPVPPLAAGPAAAVAGATAMLDVSDGLLMDAGRLAQASGVDLVIDPEAATLAKTVQALAPLAAQLERNPLDWVLTGGEDHAILATFPTEGGLPEGWAGIGHCEAGQGQVKLLGDYQPPNAGWDHFA
- a CDS encoding D-alanine--D-alanine ligase, which codes for MTATNPKVRVAVLFGGRSGEHSISCVTAGGLLAAIDRDRFEPVPIGITQAGRLTLTVDDPDLYRLGRDELPTVDPTGPEVILPQQAGSREWRLVSDDGAEPCLESLGQIDVAFPLLHGPYGEDGTIQGCLELLDVAYVGPGVLASALGMDKAHMKEVFASNGLPVAPGVVVTPLDWRDDRAGIMAKVAALGYPVFVKPCRAGSSLGITKVAAASELELAVEVAAKEDPKVLVEPAQAGRELECAVLGGRGGAAPRAAGPAEVVVRPGHDFYSFVAKYIDAEAVELCCPADLPASVARRVGELAVRAFAAIDAEGLSRVDFFYDQTKPAGQDLVINEINTMPGMTPISLYPRMWAAAGLDYTTLISELIDLALERRLGLR
- a CDS encoding PLP-dependent aspartate aminotransferase family protein, whose translation is MSHNPPNQQALSPETIAVTAGRPSWTQGAPVNPLVVLSSTFISRGDPKPDDLNYARTDSPNYGPVQEAVGLLERSSRPATVFASGMAAIDAALALVPVGGRVVMPNHCYSVARALAKDLAAQDRIRLSLVPIANTKAVKAALAGGDNSSPAAMLYLETPTNPLLEIAEGPALIEAAHEVGALVVADNTLATPLGQRPLEWGADLVVHSMTKYLCGHSDMLMGAVVTDSKDHSRAIRRHRQLRGAVPGAWDCFLAVRGLRTLPLRMQRINESAATLARRLVSHPLVETVRHPSLPQEPGHEVAKAQMQAYGGLISVEVRGGQEAADLVTQHVRLWAPATSLGGVESTLERRARYPGESPDIPQNLLRLSVGIENVDDLWEDLSLALNRTSG
- a CDS encoding NAD(P)-dependent glycerol-3-phosphate dehydrogenase, producing the protein MTKVAVIGGGAWGTVFSQICADAGSSVCLLTRDPKVAKAINQTRRNPRSVPDLELPSGIEATTDPARALAGAFLVAVALKSQQARAVLGELVQLLEPGASVVSLMKGIEQGTTSRMSQVLAEVTGFDPSRVMVISGPNLAMELALRQPGATVVACPDEAAARAAATAFATPYLRPYTNPDVVGVEICGTVKNVVALAVGAAQGLGYGMNTSATLMTRGLAEMTRLGLALGADLETFAGMAGFADLAATCLSPKSRNHSVGLRLGEGMSVPEALAATAGTAEAIESAPAIAALAKSVGVEMPITAGLVAVVRGEVDVVTMGRELLARPFRSEGSRYEAWPDDAFSRPD